Proteins from a single region of Orcinus orca chromosome 20, mOrcOrc1.1, whole genome shotgun sequence:
- the ZNF544 gene encoding LOW QUALITY PROTEIN: zinc finger protein 544 (The sequence of the model RefSeq protein was modified relative to this genomic sequence to represent the inferred CDS: inserted 2 bases in 1 codon): MEAYPQQILSQPPVSFKDVAVTFTWEEWGQLDLAQRMLYREVTLETCSHLVSLGLLLSKPDVIARLEQGEDPWRVEPGPPQDWKTTLENKESASEEGIAVEEPSHHMEMKHCVQEEGPWLVSLGEVQHWRDQLGKHQEDSLSQTVLTSERHFAQGGSYLSLSLLPPTLPTRTHFHKLNSQVKRLKQNSVFINHQKNWADLKSCEDHQSARAFCQSTYLNKIANVETGNKKPYDYTVSSDSLNCGTSLHFLNRIFSAENGNDSKDDGNSINHSMSLNEHKPMNFGESQYECDECLVQTEISDPGEAPFRCEEDCGAFHVASSFPDCDIIQTGKKSYACNQCAKSFSCCSKLVVHKRTHTGEKPYECTRCGKSFSQSYDLVVHQRTHTGEKPYECNQCGKSFTQSSKLIRHQRTHTGEKPYKCHECGKSFRWNSNLTVHQRIHTGEKPYECAHCGKSFSQSSDFVAHKRTHTGEKPYECNQCGKSFIRSTQLIRHLRIHTGEKPYKCNQCDKAFTGSSHLIEHQRTHTGEKPFECNQCGKGFTGSSHLLSHQRIHSGEKPYECNDCGKAFRQRSQLVVHQRTHTGEKPYECSHCGKAFSQRSPLIVHQRIHIGEKPYQCNMCAKAFSQRSRLIEHKRTHTGEKPYECIDCGKAFNDRSTLTKHERTHTGEKPYECNHCEKAFSQRCQLTRHQRIHTGEKPYECNECGKAFSCSTSLIQHEKTHXGEKPYE; the protein is encoded by the exons CCACCTGTGAGCTTCAAGGACGTGGCTGTGACCTTCACATGGGAGGAGTGGGGACAGCTGGACCTGGCCCAGAGGATGCTGTACCGTGAGGTGACTCTGGAGACCTGCAGTCACCTGGTCTCCCTGG GGCTTCTGCTTTCAAAACCGGATGTGATCGCCCGACTGGAGCAAGGGGAGGACCCGTGGAGGGTGGAGCCGGGACCTCCCCAAG aCTGGAAGACTACACTGGAAAATAAAGAGTCAGCTTCTGAAGAGGGTATTGCTGTGGAAGAGCCATCTCACCACATGGAAATGAAACACTGTGTACAGGAGGAGGGCCCCTGGTTGGTGTCATTAGGAGAAGTGCAGCATTGGAGGGACCAGCTAGGGAAGCACCAGGAGGACTCTCTGAGTCAAACAGTACTTACCTCAGAGAGACATTTTGCACAAGGGGGTAGTTATCTGAGTCTAAGCCTTCTACCTCCAACATTACCCACAAGGACACATTTCCATAAGCTCAACTCACAGGTTAAAAGGTTGAAACAGAACTCGGTTTtcattaatcatcagaaaaaCTGGGCTGATCTGAAGTCCTGTGAAGATCATCAAAGTGCTAGAGCCTTCTGTCAGAGCACTTACTTGAATAAAATTGCAAATGTTGAAACGGGAAATAAAAAACCTTATGATTATACTGTCAGTAGTGACTCTTTAAACTGTGGTACCtcccttcattttcttaatagaaTTTTTTCAGCAGAGAATGGCAATGACAGTAAGGACGATGGAAACAGCATTAATCATAGCATGTCTCTGAATGAACACAAGCCAATGAATTTTGGAGAAAGTCAGTACGAGTGTGATGAATGCCTTGTACAAACCGAAATAAGTGATCCTGGAGAGGCACCATTCAGATGTGAGGAGGACTGTGGTGCCTTCCACGTGGCCTCATCTTTTCCTGACTGTGACATCATTCAGACTGGAAAGAAGTCATATGCATGTAATCAGTGTGCAAAATCTTTCAGCTGTTGCTCTAAGCTTGTTGTACACAAGAGAACACAcacaggagaaaagccatatgaatGTACTCGGTGTGGGAAGTCTTTCAGCCAGAGCTATGACCTGGTTGTACACCAGAGAACTCACACTGGAGAAAAGCCCTATGAATGCAACCAGTGTGGGAAATCCTTCACCCAGAGTTCCAAACTTATTAGGCATCAACGAACTCAtactggagaaaaaccatataaatgTCATGAATGTGGAAAATCTTTCAGGTGGAACTCTAACCTTACTGTTCATcaaagaattcatactggagagaaaccttatgagTGTGCTCATTGTGGAAAGTCCTTCAGTCAAAGCTCTGACTTTGTTGCACATAAAAggactcacactggagagaaaccctatgaatgtaaccAGTGTGGAAAATCTTTCATTCGAAGTACTCAGCTTATTAGGCATCTGcgaattcacactggagagaagccaTATAAATGCAATCAGTGTGACAAAGCCTTCACTGGGAGCTCTCACCTTATTGAACATCAGAgaactcatactggagagaaaccgtTTGAATGTAATCAGTGTGGGAAAGGCTTCACTGGGAGCTCTCACCTTCTTTcacatcagagaattcattctGGAGAGAAACCGTATGAGTGTAATGACTGTGGGAAAGCTTTTCGGCAGCGATCTCAGCTTGTTGTGCATCAGCGAAcacatactggagagaaaccttatgaatgcAGTCAttgtggaaaagctttcagccAGAGGTCTCCCCTCATTGTGCATCAGAGAATACACATTGGAGAGAAACCCTATCAGTGTAACATGTGTGCTAAAGCCTTCAGTCAGAGGTCCCGCCTTATTGAACATAAGAGAACACATACTGGAGAAAAGCCCTATGAATGCATTgactgtgggaaagccttcaatGATCGATCAACCCTTACAAAACACGAGAGAACACACACTGGGgaaaaaccctatgaatgtaatcaTTGTGAAAAGGCCTTTAGCCAGCGGTGTCAACTTACTAGGCATCAGAGAatccatactggagagaaaccctatgaatgtaatgagtgtggaaaagctttcagttgtAGTACATCCCTTATTCAACATGAGAAAACCCA gggagagaaaccctatgaataa
- the LOC105748719 gene encoding 60S ribosomal protein L32-like, whose protein sequence is MCYTKKSEVLGAAYGGGRHLLLSIMAALRPLVKPKIIKKRTKKFIQHQSDQYVKIKWNWWKPRGIDNRVRRRFKGQILMPNIGYGSNKKTKHMLPSGFQKFLVHNVKELEVLLTCNKPYCAEIVRNASSRNCKAIVERAAQLAIRVTNPNTRLRSEENG, encoded by the coding sequence ATGTGCTATACGAAAAAGTCTGAGGTCCTTGGCGCTGCCTACGGAGGTGGCCGCCATCTCTTACTCAGCATCATGGCTGCCCTCAGACCCCTCGTGAAGCCCAAGATCATCAAAAAGAGGACCAAGAAGTTCATCCAGCACCAGTCAGACCAATATGTCAAAATTAAGTGGAACTGGTGGAAACCCAGAGGCATTGACAACAGGGTGCGCAGGAGATTCAAGGGCCAGATCTTGATGCCCAACATTGGTTATGGGagcaacaagaaaacaaagcacaTGCTGCCCAGCGGCTTCCAGAAGTTCCTGGTCCACAACGTCAAGGAGCTTGAAGTGCTGCTGACGTGCAACAAGCCTTACTGTGCTGAGATTGTGCGCAACGCCTCCTCCAGGAACTGCAAAGCCATTGTAGAGAGAGCAGCCCAGCTGGCCATCAGAGTCACCAATCCCAACACCAGGCTGCGCAGCGAAGAAAATGGATAG